In the genome of Caulobacter flavus, the window CCGAGCCCGCAATATTGTCGCCAGCCGTAGAACTTCCCGCGACAAGGCCAACGAGCTTAACTGCCCCGCGAGGCCAACCATCAACGGCCCCGCCCGCGAGCCGCGGCGCATACAGTTTAGCGAACGCCTCGGCGGCCTTGTCCCGCTCAGCCTCTCGTCATCCGCCGCCCGCCGAACTTGATTTGAGATGAGCCTGCACGGCTTCGGCGTCGGCGCCGACTAGCTGGATGGCCTTCAGCAGGACCTCCTCGGGGACATTGAACCGCTCAGTCCAGTAGCGGACCTCCATCGGCTCGTTGGCCTTGATCCTCGCCCGATCGCCTGCGCCGCTGAAATCGATGCTGTCGCACATGGGGCGGCCTTTCGGACAAAGAGTTCAGGGGTTCAAAAAAACGCGCTTGTCGCGCTCGCGAGCCGGACAGCTTGCGCGCCACCCACCCTCATGGACTGTCACGCTGACCACCTCGAATGCGCCGTCCAGGCATAACAACGTGGCCAGCAGGAAAAGGTCCCCCTCGGCGGGCGCGGGGGCTGCGCCCGCAGCTTCGATGATGACCATACCGGACCGACGTCGCCCACGGCTTCGCAGCCGCCAGGAAGCGGACCTTCCCTACGTCAGCGACGAGTCATGTTTCCCCCTTCGCCGCGCCGGCCTCATCGCTGCCGATCTCGTTCCTGAGCAGCTTCCCAGCGCTCAGCCGCCGCGCCAGCGCGTCAATAAACCGGGCATACCGCTCCCGCGCGAGATCGCTAGCGGCGGCGTCATCCCCGGCGGCAAGCGATGGCACGTTGCGCAGCCAAGTTCGCACATACAGCGCCAGGGTTTCGTTCGAGATC includes:
- a CDS encoding DUF3606 domain-containing protein encodes the protein MCDSIDFSGAGDRARIKANEPMEVRYWTERFNVPEEVLLKAIQLVGADAEAVQAHLKSSSAGGG